TCAGCATCGGCACCCACACCTTGGCGTCGGCAAACGTGCCGGCCTCGGGCAGCGTGGAGACGCCGTAGAGGAAGAGGGCGAGGCCCGGCGAGAGCATCAGCATGCCGAGGAAGTCGAACGACTCGGATGGCTGGGGGTTGTCCTTCGGCAGGGCCCACTGCGCGTAGGCCAGCGCGAGAACGCCGATCGGCAGGTTGATCAGGAAGATCCAGTGCCAGCTCGCCACGTCGATCAGCCAGCCGCCGAGGATCGGGCCGCCGATCGGGCCGAGCAGCATCGGGATGCCGAGGACGGCCATCAACCGGCCGATCCGGTTCGGCCCGGCCGCCCGGGTCATGATCGCCATGCCGATCGGCATGAGCATGCCGCCGCCGAGGCCCTGCAGGACCCGGTACGTGATCAACTCACCGATCGTGTCGGCGGTGGCGCAGAGGCCGGAGCCGATGGTGAACAGCGCCAGGGCCATCATGTAGAGGCGTTTGGTGCCGAACCGGTCGGCGGCCCACCCGCTGAGCGGGATGACCGTGGCCAGCGCGAGCGTGTAACCGGTCATCGTCCACGCGACCCGGGCGTACGACGCGTCGAACTCGCTCTGGAACGTCGGCAGCGCGACGCTGACCACCGTCACGTCGAGGATCGACATGATCGCACCGAGCACGACGACGCCGGCCACCTTGAGCACCGCGGCGTCGAGCTTGTCCGAGGTCGGGACAGGCTGCGGTGCCGCGACGGATTGCTGTGTCACGAAGTCTCCTGAAGTCGGATCGACCGAACGGACGAGCGGTGGTGGCGGCGTCGACCTGCCAGGGTCGGCACGACGTGCGGAAGAGGCAGGCCCGCAGGGCAGACTAGCCGCCGGCACCGACAAACCGCCGCCGGTTTAGCGGCTGGCAGACCGCTCTGTGAGCACCGCCACGCCGCGCCGGCGCCGAGCACGCCGACAAGGGGACAGACGGGTCAGCTGAGCCCTACTGCTGGGGTTGCAGACCGGCGACCTCGTGCCGGAAGAAGGAGTCGAAGGACTCGGCCTCGGTGAGCAGCGACTCGATCTGCACCCGGCAGGCCCGGACCACGCCCGGCTCGACCACCTTCCGGGCGCCCACCGGCGTGCCCGACGGGTCGTACATCACCTCGTAGAGGACCCGGTCGCCGAGCACCATCAGCTCCGGGATCCGGCCATGCTTGCCCTCGAAGCCGGCCAGCCGGTCCGCGCCGAGTATCCGGATCCGTTCGCCGGCGGCCGCGCGGTGGCGCAGGGTGTGCAGTTCCCAGATCAGATACGGCGACAACGGCCGCTCCACGATCCGCAGCCGGCGCAACCCGGAGCCGGCCCGATCGAGCGCCTCGAAGAACCGGACGGTCTCCGGATCCGGCTCCGCCGCGAGTCCCATCGCCTCGTCCCAGCGCCCCTGCGCGAAGGCCTCCCAGGCGGGGTTGCCGGGCTCACGCAACGTCTGCAAGCGCTGCGTCCGCAGGATCGGACCGTCGACCGAGCCCACGGCCTCGGCGAAGTCCTCGTCGTAGCCGGCGAGACTCAACCGCTCCCCGGCCGCAGACCTGAGCACGTCACGCATCCGACTCCACCACGCTCCCTCACGGTGACGGATCGAACACTCACAATATGACAGCGTCTCCCGACACGCCCGCCAAGGGAATCGCGCCAGCGCGTGTCGGGCATGCCGGGGAGGCTACTACTCTTCGGTGGCCGCGCACGGCCCGTCGTGGTCGTCGCGACGCCGGCAGCGGCCAGCGCCGCCGATCTTGAGATCACACCACACTCGGGTACGCACCAACTGGTGGTCCTCCTCGCTGAGCGTTGCCTCGCCGAAGTCGATGCTCGGGATGTGCCCGAGCGAGTCGCGCAGCGCCTCGGCGAGCCTGGTCGCCTCGTCGCGGCTGGTCAGCGTCGTGGCGAGGTGGATGATCCAGCGGGGTGCGATCATCGCGGCCGCCGGGTGTTCGGTGAGCCATGTGGCGCATGCCGACAGCCGGTGTGCCGGGACTGCCACTGCCGCAACGCCTGCCGGATGCGTTCCGTCTCGGTGTTCGCCGTCGTCAGCTCCCGGTGCAGCCGTTCGAGTTCGTCGGCCACCCGGTCGAGGTAGTCGCGCACCTGGTCCGCGTCGAGGCCACGCCAGCGACTGTCGAAGACAGCGGTGCGAAGGTGATGCGGATGCAACCGCTCCCCGGGCACGTAGATCATGACTGCGGCACCCCCCGCTCGGCGATCAGCGCCTGGACCTGCCGGTCGGAAAGACCCCGCCGATCAAGCACCCGCCGACCCCAGCGATGCAGCCGACACGGGTGCGGTGCACGATCGTTGCCGCAGCGCGGACCCTCGGGCCACTGCTCCGCCACGCGTACGGCCAACGCCTTGACGGCGAAGCCGACATCCTCAGCGGTCACGTACGGCGGCATCGGCAGCTCGCCGAGCACCTCGTCGATCGGATCCATGTCCCTCCCTCACCAGGCTTCGGCACCGAGGCGGGCGGGGGACGGCACTCGCCGCTCGGGTCGACGCCACCGGAGCCCAGCACCCGCCCCGGGCCATGCCTCCACCCTGTTCGCGAGGTCACCCAATCGACATGACTACGGACTGCACCTTGGCGGTAACTGCGCTGCACGCTCAGGCGATAGGCTGCACTTCAGCCGATGCCGACGCGACAGAAGGCGGCACGATGACCACGGTGCACCGGTGGACCGGTCGGGAAACGCGAGCGCTACGCCAAGCGCTGCGGATGAGCATTCGAGACTTCTCTGCCCACCTCGGGGTGGCCGAACGGACGGTGTCGAAGTGGGAAGCCGGGCAGGACGCGGTTTGCCCTCGGCCAGAAATGCAAGCGGCGCTCGACACGGTCCTCGACAAGTCCGCCGAGGACGCACGCCATCGGTTCGATGCCGCGCTCGTCGCCACGCGAGGAGGGCCAAGCGACACGTCACTTTCTTCCGCTGCCGATGTGTTGGGTGGCCTGACGGCGGTCTACCAGAGTCGATCCCATCTCACTGCTGCCATGCCTGCTGACCAACTCCTCGACCGTGCGCGAGTTGTGCGGGCAGTCGGCCTG
This is a stretch of genomic DNA from Micromonospora sp. WMMD1082. It encodes these proteins:
- a CDS encoding DUF6879 family protein — translated: MRDVLRSAAGERLSLAGYDEDFAEAVGSVDGPILRTQRLQTLREPGNPAWEAFAQGRWDEAMGLAAEPDPETVRFFEALDRAGSGLRRLRIVERPLSPYLIWELHTLRHRAAAGERIRILGADRLAGFEGKHGRIPELMVLGDRVLYEVMYDPSGTPVGARKVVEPGVVRACRVQIESLLTEAESFDSFFRHEVAGLQPQQ
- a CDS encoding DivIVA domain-containing protein, producing MIYVPGERLHPHHLRTAVFDSRWRGLDADQVRDYLDRVADELERLHRELTTANTETERIRQALRQWQSRHTGCRHAPHGSPNTRRPR